A window of Calditrichota bacterium contains these coding sequences:
- a CDS encoding thioredoxin fold domain-containing protein, producing the protein MARTRCWQIVVLTLIVATGAGAQWERQRVVTVLPSVTPDTIHAGQDARVAIALMIAPGHHINSHAPLDPDLIPTDISLEVPAGVKVAPLRFPEGLRKKFAFSPDELAVYEDTVVVTTTLRVERVPTPSVLQVRGTLSFQPCTDQACFPPDQVPFSLSFAVKAGKSGAEPVAASDTTASKAGKPKAVELTADELRAQRLLERGLLYAVAAFFVLGLALNLTPCVYPVLPLTVSYFASRGEQRRGAAFAAALAYVVGIAVIFSALGLISGLAGRQWGFLFQSPWFVAVIALIVLAMAASMFGAFEITVPSWLLTRVGGAREGVVGSLVMGLTVGLVIAPCAAGIIIGLVGLVAKLGIVGKGALLFFVMGLGLGLPYLVLATFSQLLSRLPKAGMWMVWIRKLFGVLLIGVALYFVLPQAQRAADMLGFFLGLLAMFGGLLLGFLDHGQGYTRAFKLGRAVFGLVLLLGGAMLFQGALHENAAGIEWVQYQGQEIEQLAAGKPVLVEFYADWCAPCKQMERTTFRDPEVVARSRQFLMLRVDCTAPDAMVREVMQRFRVSGMPTLVFLEPDGTERTDLRAVGALNAAELLARLRALQTQGSTSPQEGRQ; encoded by the coding sequence ATGGCAAGGACGAGGTGCTGGCAGATTGTGGTGCTGACTTTGATAGTCGCGACCGGGGCAGGAGCACAGTGGGAGAGACAACGCGTGGTGACGGTGCTGCCCTCAGTGACCCCTGACACCATTCACGCCGGGCAAGATGCACGCGTGGCGATCGCGCTGATGATTGCCCCCGGCCACCATATCAACTCCCACGCGCCGCTCGACCCTGATTTGATTCCTACGGACATCTCGCTCGAAGTCCCCGCCGGGGTGAAGGTTGCCCCGCTGCGGTTCCCAGAGGGCCTCCGCAAAAAGTTCGCGTTCAGTCCAGACGAGCTCGCCGTGTATGAGGACACAGTGGTGGTGACCACCACGCTGCGGGTAGAGCGCGTGCCGACGCCCTCCGTCCTGCAGGTGCGGGGCACGCTGAGCTTTCAGCCCTGTACGGACCAGGCCTGCTTCCCGCCCGACCAGGTGCCGTTTTCTCTCTCATTCGCAGTCAAGGCAGGAAAGTCTGGAGCAGAGCCTGTAGCCGCGAGCGACACCACTGCAAGCAAGGCCGGCAAGCCCAAAGCCGTAGAGCTCACTGCCGATGAACTGCGCGCACAACGCCTCCTGGAGCGCGGGCTGCTCTACGCCGTGGCCGCGTTCTTCGTCCTCGGGCTGGCCTTGAACCTGACCCCCTGCGTCTATCCGGTCCTGCCCCTCACCGTCAGCTACTTCGCCAGCAGGGGAGAACAACGACGGGGAGCCGCGTTTGCGGCCGCACTGGCCTATGTGGTGGGCATCGCCGTCATCTTCTCCGCCCTCGGACTGATTTCGGGACTGGCGGGCAGGCAGTGGGGGTTTCTGTTCCAGAGCCCATGGTTTGTGGCAGTCATTGCTCTGATTGTCCTTGCCATGGCAGCGAGCATGTTTGGCGCTTTTGAGATCACCGTCCCGAGCTGGCTGCTGACGCGGGTGGGCGGGGCCCGCGAGGGCGTGGTGGGAAGCCTGGTCATGGGACTCACGGTTGGCCTGGTCATAGCTCCCTGCGCCGCCGGCATAATCATCGGCCTGGTGGGGCTGGTGGCCAAGCTGGGCATCGTGGGCAAGGGTGCGTTGTTGTTCTTCGTGATGGGGCTCGGATTGGGGCTCCCTTACCTGGTGCTTGCCACCTTTTCGCAGCTCCTCTCACGCCTGCCAAAAGCAGGCATGTGGATGGTCTGGATCAGAAAGCTTTTCGGCGTCCTGTTGATAGGTGTGGCTCTGTACTTTGTGTTGCCGCAGGCACAACGCGCCGCAGACATGCTTGGCTTCTTCCTTGGACTGCTGGCCATGTTCGGCGGGTTGCTCCTGGGCTTTCTGGATCATGGCCAGGGTTACACGCGCGCCTTCAAGCTGGGGCGGGCAGTCTTCGGACTGGTGCTGCTGCTGGGCGGCGCAATGCTCTTTCAGGGTGCCTTGCACGAGAACGCCGCAGGCATCGAATGGGTGCAGTATCAGGGCCAGGAGATTGAGCAGTTGGCGGCAGGCAAGCCGGTGCTGGTGGAGTTCTACGCCGACTGGTGTGCCCCGTGCAAGCAGATGGAGCGCACGACGTTCCGCGACCCGGAGGTTGTGGCGCGCAGCCGGCAGTTTCTCATGCTGCGCGTGGACTGCACTGCCCCAGATGCCATGGTGCGGGAGGTGATGCAACGGTTTAGGGTGAGCGGCATGCCGACGCTCGTATTCTTAGAGCCCGACGGGACGGAACGAACAGACCTGCGCGCGGTTGGAGCACTCAACGCCGCAGAATTGCTCGCCAGGCTACGGGCTCTGCAGACACAGGGATCAACTTCGCCACAGGAAGGTCGGCAATAG